One genomic region from Candida albicans SC5314 chromosome 6, complete sequence encodes:
- a CDS encoding uncharacterized protein (Putative oxidoreductase; Hap43-repressed gene), which yields MSNSNPLKDSLVFQPIKVGDNTLSNRIVYCPTTRFRAAKGNEEPTYRHVPSDLMLKYYSDRAQYPGTLLVTEATLISNRAGGYDGCPKISTQEETKAWKKIVDAVHSKGSFLSCQFWFLGRVGYPSLLKHRKLDYLAPSPIYENEKHQKQAEKAGLPLREVTEQEIHDIIYNDYTIAAKNAIAAGFDFIELHGAHGYFIDQFLHECSNQRTDKYGGSIENRCRFVLELIDHLITIVGAHRLAIRLSPWAEVQGIVEKESPIPTFSYLINELQKRADQGNQLAYLSVVEPRVQGTITADIKTMKGDNEFVAEIWKGVLLRAGNYTYDAPEFKGIVADTSNNRTLVGFSRFFISNPDLVSKLKNNPSSLVKYDRKLFYEQFNWGYNTYGQDQPVDEEKERKKFPKVIGNIDEARL from the coding sequence ATGTCAAATTCTAACCCATTAAAAGATTCATTAGTATTTCAACCAATTAAAGTTGGTGATAATACCCTTTCCAACAGAATTGTTTATTGTCCAACCACAAGATTCAGAGCTGCAAAAGGGAATGAAGAACCAACATATCGTCATGTCCCTCTGGATTTAATGCTTAAATATTATTCTGATCGTGCTCAATATCCAGGAACTTTACTTGTTACTGAAGCCACATTAATTTCTAATCGGGCTGGTGGTTATGATGGATGTCCGAAAATTTCCACTCAAGAAGAAACTAAAGcttggaaaaaaattgttgatgctGTTCATTCAAAGGGATCATTTTTATCTTGtcaattttggtttttaGGTAGAGTTGGATATCCAAGTTTATTAAAACATCGTAAATTGGATTATTTGGCACCATCACCAatttatgaaaatgaaaaacatCAAAAACAGGCAGAAAAAGCCGGATTACCATTACGTGAAGTTACTGAACAAGAAATTCatgatattatttataatgatTATACTATTGCTGCTAAAAATGCTATTGCTGCgggatttgatttcattgaaTTACATGGAGCTCATGGTTATTTTATTGATCAATTCTTACATGAATGTTCTAATCAAAGAACCGATAAATATGGTGGTagtattgaaaatagaTGTAGATTTGTGttggaattgattgatCATTTGATCACAATTGTTGGTGCTCATAGATTAGCAATTAGATTATCACCATGGGCTGAAGTTCAAGGgattgttgaaaaagaaagtccCATCCCCACATTTTCttatttgattaatgaattaCAAAAACGTGCTGACCAAGGAAATCAATTGGCTTATTTATCTGTTGTTGAACCAAGAGTTCAAGGCACCATCACGGCTGATATTAAAACCATGAAAggtgataatgaatttgtGGCTGAAATTTGGAAAGGTGTATTACTTAGAGCTGGTAATTATACTTATGATGCTCCAGAATTTAAAGGAATTGTTGCTGATACTTCTAATAATAGAACTTTGGTTGGATTTTCaagatttttcatttctaaTCCTGATTTGGTtctgaaattgaaaaataatccAAGTTCATTAGTGAAATATGATcgaaaattgttttat
- the FRP6 gene encoding Frp6p (Putative ammonia transport protein; regulated by Nrg1 and Tup1; regulated by Ssn6; induced by human neutrophils) — MSVSSEPSNDKSQYSPQGIGSDPVKTISYAGDGDEYIILNNKKYYRHELMTAFLGTFNPGYAPYPKHEFGNASALGLASFALSAFVLGLYYAGAKGISTPNVIVSLAVFYGGLAEFLAGVWEFFNGNTFAFTVFCSYGSFWITFGCMNVPSFGILSAYEDPVMLGNALGFFLIAWGIFTFLMLLLTFKATVVFVLLFATLDVGFFTLAAANMTGNATCTQVGGIFVVISSICGWYGMISGMADKFNSYFTVHPLPVPQFGKKN, encoded by the coding sequence ATGTCAGTTAGTTCAGAACCATCAAACGATAAATCACAATATTCACCTCAAGGCATTGGATCAGATCCCGTAAAAACTATATCATACGCTGGTGACGGAGATgaatatattatattaaacaataaaaaatattatcgTCATGAATTAATGACTGCCTTCTTGGGTACATTTAATCCTGGTTATGCCCCATATCCAAAACATGAATTTGGTAATGCTTCAGCACTTGGATTAGCAAGTTTTGCTCTTTCAGCATTTGTTTTAGGATTATATTATGCTGGTGCTAAAGGGATATCTACACCTAATGTCATTGTTTCCCTTGCTGTATTTTATGGTGGGTTAGCGGAATTCTTAGCTGGTGTATgggaatttttcaatgggAATACGTTTGCTTTTACGGTGTTTTGTAGTTATGGTTCATTTTGGATTACGTTTGGATGTATGAATGTTCCATCATTTGGTATACTTTCAGCTTATGAAGATCCTGTCATGTTAGGTAATGCTcttggattttttttgattgctTGGGGTATATTTACATTTTTGATGTTATTATTAACTTTTAAAGCTACCGTGgtgtttgttttgttatttGCCACTTTAGATGTCGGGTTCTTCACTTTGGCAGCAGCAAATATGACTGGTAATGCCACTTGTACTCAAGTTGGTGGTatctttgttgttattagtTCTATCTGTGGATGGTACGGTATGATTTCTGGTATGGCagataaattcaattcttatTTCACAGTTCATCCACTTCCAGTCCCTCAAtttggaaagaaaaattga
- the FRP5 gene encoding Frp5p (Protein with a GPR1/FUN34/yaaH family domain; flucytosine repressed), whose amino-acid sequence MSSSSDPSIDKDQCSIETDGNNHHHHHHHPIRTVSYAGDGNEYIILDNKKYYRHELMTAFLGTMNPGYTPISTHKFGNASAVGLAAFGLSASVLGLYYAGAKNISIPNVSISLAIFYGGLVMFVSGIWEFFIGNTFAYTVFCSYASFWLAFGTMNVPAFGMLSAYENSVELGNAIGFFLIGWGVFSIMITLLVFKATVLFVVLFITLDVGLFTLAAANMTGNTTCTKVGGIFVVISAICAWYGMFAGIADRYNSYFTINPVPIPHLGGNKKQKEMR is encoded by the coding sequence ATGTCATCAAGTTCAGATccatcaattgataaagatCAATGTTCTATTGAAACCGATGGCAAtaaccatcatcatcatcatcatcatcctATCCGAACTGTCTCTTATGCTGGTGATGGTAATGAATACATCATTTTAgataacaaaaaatattatcgTCATGAATTAATGACGGCTTTTTTAGGTACAATGAACCCAGGTTATACTCCCATATCAACCCATAAATTTGGTAATGCTTCAGCAGTTGGATTAGCAGCGTTTGGTCTATCGGCATCAGTATTAGGATTATATTATGCTGGTGCCAAAAATATCTCCATTCCTAATGTTTCAATCTCACTTGCAATTTTTTATGGAGGATTAGTTATGTTTGTTTCAGGAATTTGGGAATTTTTCATTGGTAATACATTTGCCTATACTGTGTTTTGTAGTTATGCATCATTTTGGCTTGCTTTTGGAACTATGAATGTACCAGCATTTGGAATGCTTTCTGCTTATGAAAATTCCGTAGAATTGGGTAATGCCATTGGGTTTTTCTTGATTGGATGGGGGGTCTTTTCGATAATGATTACATTATTGGTTTTTAAAGCAACagttttatttgttgtGTTGTTTATAACTTTAGATGTGGGATTATTTACTTTAGCAGCGGCTAATATGACAGGGAATACTACATGTACAAAAGTAGGTGGtatatttgttgttattagtGCTATTTGTGCTTGGTATGGTATGTTTGCTGGTATTGCTGATAGATATAATTCTTATTTTACTATCAATCCAGTTCCAATTCCGCATCTTGGGGgtaacaaaaaacaaaaagagaTGAGATGA
- a CDS encoding uncharacterized protein (Protein of unknown function; Cyr1-repressed; rat catheter and Spider biofilm induced), with translation MPASTFTITSTKPMSPRPTSIKTATTTTATTATTTITPDLYYNSLTPTPRSTPFSLEQFGFEEYDENESIVSDVDLLLLEQQDFIPTTQPPHQPHTSKYHTIVNTISPHKILSQYFATELFYANNLLQISNHFINREFDSFNNDLILNPNIPKTNHLELINQLTIMYNETMKLVETIEQFNQELDDIIVDNYTIHNLQNLKMSYNEKLDIHLNVPVHEIVDKIIDGLYQYNLTVEDLLEDEQEKEKEKEVVEVEEELSNEDKKSIDKIKTYHDKILSILNLQDEKFTIEKVEKFHNILQYEIIENKEWQSVVKLCPL, from the coding sequence ATGCCTGCATCTACGTTTACCATAACTTCCACAAAACCAATGTCCCCACGACCAACAAGTATAAAGACAgccaccactaccactgCTACCACTGCCACTACAACTATCACACCTGATCTTTATTACAATAGTCTCACACCAACACCAAGATCTACACCATTCAGTCTAGAAcaatttggatttgaagaatatgatgaaaatgaaagtaTAGTATctgatgttgatttattattactagAACAACAAGATTTTATTCCTACTACACAGCCACCTCATCAACCACATACATCAAAATATCATACTATTGTCAATACAATTTCACCACACAAGATACTATCGCAATATTTTGCTACCGAATTATTTTATGCCAACAATTTACTTCAAATTTCCAATCATTTCATCAATCgagaatttgattcatttaataatgatttaattttaaatccTAATATCCCTAAAACCAATCATTTAGAATtgatcaatcaattaaccATAATGTATAATGAAACCATGAAATTGGTTGAAActattgaacaatttaatCAGGAATTAGATGatataattgttgataattataCGATTcataatttacaaaatttaaaaatgagttataatgaaaaattggatatTCATTTGAATGTCCCCGTtcatgaaattgttgataagaTAATTGATGGATTAtatcaatataatttaaCTGTGGAAGATTTATTAGAagatgaacaagaaaaagaaaaagaaaaagaagtagtagaagtagaagaagaattaagCAATGAGgataaaaaatcaattgataaaattaaaacttaTCACGATAAAATTTTGtcaatattgaatttacaagatgaaaaatttacaattgaaaaagttgaaaaatttcataataTATTGCaatatgaaattattgaaaataaagaatgGCAATCAGTTGTTAAATTGTGTCCATTATAA
- a CDS encoding uncharacterized protein (Ortholog(s) have chaperone binding activity, role in ER-associated ubiquitin-dependent protein catabolic process, protein folding in endoplasmic reticulum, response to unfolded protein and endoplasmic reticulum lumen localization) produces MKASFIIGILFFYLTSFSIAKKDFYQILGVEKSASNKEIKSVFRQLTLKYHPDKNPNDTEAHDKFLEIGEAYEVLSDPEKRRNYDQFGDPNGQPQPQGGGAHFDFGDMFGQFFGGHGHGHGQQQRQQPGKRKGDSAQLGLNIPLSDFYNGKIVEFDVEMMNDCEYCDGTGSKDKQRKVCDRCQGTGHITVTHQLAPGMVQQMRMACDQCGGIGKVVNDPCNHCHGQGISRGPRHYEIYVKPGQPRDSPHVLEGEGDKNPNWIPGDLIVLLKEELDKSWGYRRIGSHLYRTEALTLNESLYGGWERKIAFLDNEEPQLTLSRDQGIPVFDGEVEIVSGKGMPIVTDHDEEERFGDLFIEYKVIIPGGAPKGKNSNSKKGVTKDEL; encoded by the coding sequence ATGAAAGCATCATTTATAATAGGTatactatttttttatttaacaTCATTTTCTATAGctaaaaaagatttttatcaaattttagGAGTAGAAAAATCTGCCAgtaataaagaaataaaatcGGTATTTCGTCAATTAACTTTAAAATATCATCCTGATAAAAATCCTAATGATACTGAAGCTcatgataaatttttagaAATTGGTGAAGCTTATGAAGTATTAAGTGATCCCGAGAAAAGACGTAATTATGATCAATTTGGTGATCCTAATGgacaaccacaaccacaagGTGGTGGAGCacattttgattttggagATATGTTTGGACAATTCTTTGGAGGTCATGGACATGGACATggtcaacaacaacgtcAACAACCAGGGAAACGTAAAGGGGATTCAGCACAATTAGGATTAAATATCCCACTTCTGGATTTTTATAATGGGAAAATTGTGGaatttgatgttgaaatGATGAATGATTGTGAATATTGTGATGGAACAGGATCTAAAGATAAACAACGTAAAGTATGTGATAGATGTCAAGGAACAGGTCATATTACTGTGACTCATCAATTAGCTCCTGGTATGGTTCAACAAATGCGCATGGCATGCGATCAATGTGGAGGAATTGGAAAAGTTGTTAATGATCCATGTAATCATTGTCATGGTCAAGGTATATCACGAGGTCCAAGACATTATGAAATTTATGTTAAACCTGGTCAACCTAGAGATTCACCCCATGTTTTGGAAGGAGAAGGTGataaaaatccaaattggATACCTGGTGATTTGATTGTGTTGTTAAAGGAAGAATTGGACAAAAGTTGGGGTTATAGAAGAATTGGTAGTCATTTATATCGTACTGAAGCTTTAACTTTGAATGAATCTTTATATGGAGGAtgggaaagaaaaattgcaTTTTTGGATAATGAAGAACCACAACTCACATTGTCAAGAGATCAAGGTATTCCTGTATTTGATGGAGaagttgaaattgtttCTGGTAAGGGTATGCCAATAGTAACTGATcatgatgaagaagaaagatttggagatttatttattgaatataaGGTTATTATACCTGGTGGTGCTCCAAAGggaaaaaattcaaattcaaaaaaaggTGTAACAAAAGATGAATTATAG
- a CDS encoding uncharacterized protein (Has domain(s) with predicted serine-type endopeptidase activity and role in proteolysis) → MRFEYNPVIIRYQNKTETFASSGIHLVIKPEKSSKNANDLNSIIDEFFLTINHLPDLSKFQILISENYISGTDQIPDQVIWHRGKLDKVYNLPFDKISGFNVFPFDSFNHTSSSSSSQQQKVSLIKIRCINIDISNITTMSQFDIDEGTNVGDEINIICQPFILTNSFLFKKFKCQSNIIGKLFTKDTTIVKNFHYYWLSDLKYLDDIHGGIVMTKPNEKIIGLVFGNLRKLNGDGDLTIIVPIEKVVELIGLPIPTNSHKPSLSTSLAYSSVTPPTTISSSLESSGDYVIPLLITDSRGNNTWGSSVLFQNNVLITNQHVIQPYMDDINNGQCVVKPQTTSLFTLGKKDKIIIPISGIDLAFIFLDKPITSKSRPVKICHQYNQGDAVYSSSYGLIYTGSSDNIQEEPIKSNGIINQIIKLSIQQNLKQVMNCMLISSSNCWNGSSGGGLFKQQTNEFIGLICSNANVKLPLPFNNNGKGKVDRFEKVPSFSFILPIQIIEYCYYMILCNQDTTQINLEGLINLWNLKSSHQDILLESSKL, encoded by the coding sequence ATGAGATTTGAATACAACCCTGTTATTATACGATATCAAAATAAGACTGAAACTTTTGCTAGTTCAGGTATCCATTTAGTTATTAAACCtgaaaaatcatcaaaaaaTGCCAACGAtcttaattcaattattgatgaattcttcttaacaataaatcatcttcccgatttatcaaaatttcaaatactCATCAGTGAAAATTATATCCTGGGAACTGATCAAATACCTGATCAAGTGATATGGCATAGAGGTAAATTGGATAAAGTATATAATTTaccatttgataaaatttctGGATTCAATGTTTTCccatttgattcatttaaccatacatcatcatcatcatcatcacagcaacaaaaagtgagtttaataaaaatacgATGcattaatattgatatttcaaatatcaCCACAATGAGccaatttgatattgatgaaggTACAAATGTTGGTgatgaaatcaatattatatgTCAGCCATTTATTCTTACTAATTcgtttttgtttaaaaaattcaaatgtcAAAGTAATATTATTGGGAAATTATTTACAAAGGATACCACTATAGTTAAAAATttccattattattggcTAAGcgatttgaaatatttagaTGATATTCATGGAGGAATTGTAATGACAAAGCCTAACGAGAAAATAATTGGATTAGTGTTTGGTAATCTAAGAAAACTCAATGGTGATGGAGATCTCACTATTATTGTCCctattgaaaaagttgtcGAATTAATAGGGTTGCCAATTCCCACGAATTCTCATAAACCATCGCTTTCTACTTCCCTAGCGTATTCATCAGTGACTCCGCCAACAACTATCAGTTCAAGCTTGGAAAGTAGTGGAGACTATGTGATCCCATTATTGATAACAGACTCTAGAGGTAATAATACATGGGGATCCTCagttttgtttcaaaataatgTCCTAATAACAAACCAACATGTCATTCAACCATATATGGATGATATCAATAATGGACAATGTGTTGTGAAACCACAAACAACTTCTTTATTCACACTTGgtaaaaaagataaaataattatacCCATATCAGGGATTGATTTAGCATTTATATTCCTTGATAAACCGATCACCAGTAAATCAAGACCAGTGAAAATTTGTcatcaatataatcaaGGAGATGCAGTATATTCTTCAAGTTATGGATTAATTTATACTGGATCATCAGACAATATTCAAGAAGaaccaatcaaatcaaatgggataatcaatcaaataataaaactatcaattcaacaaaatttgaaacaagtTATGAATTGTATGTTGATTAGTTCAAGTAATTGTTGGAATGGCAGTAGTGGGGGTGGATtattcaaacaacaaactaaTGAATTCATTGGTTTGATTTGTTCTAATGCCAATGTTAAACTACCATTACcattcaacaataatggTAAGGGTAAAGTTgatagatttgaaaaagttccatcattttcatttattttacCAATACAAATCATTGaatattgttattatatGATATTGTGTAATCAAGATACAACCCAAATAAATCTTGAAGGGTTAATTAATCTTTGGAATTTAAAATCACTGCATCAAGATATACTTTTagaatcatcaaaattGTAA
- a CDS encoding uncharacterized protein (Protein with a Rho GDP-dissociation inhibitor domain; macrophage-induced gene) has protein sequence MTIVTHPDFQIIKLTVSIVNDNNNITTTTNDGKNERNNNKPIEVPVKDAEKIHIVIPNGVQYQFTLYFQVKNKPYNNVRYKQVVKKHGITMRTRELEIGNYEPSPKIEKEGIKKEEEEQEEEQEEAEEEQVVTYSKEFPIDETPSSRFSRGFYYCTSWYYVGDDKNPIITTDWTLEIVAKT, from the coding sequence ATGACAATTGTAACTCATCctgattttcaaatcataaAATTAACCGTATCAATAGTTAAcgataacaacaacatcaccACTACTACCAATGATGGTAAAAATGAAAGGAATAATAACAAACCTATTGAAGTACCAGTTAAAGATGCTGAAAAAATTCATATTGTAATTCCTAATGGAgttcaatatcaattcaCATTATATTTTCAAGTGAAAAATAAACCATATAATAATGTTCGTTATAAACAAGTTGTGAAAAAACATGGTATTACTATGAGAACTAgagaattggaaattggTAATTATGAACCATCTCCcaagattgaaaaagagGGCATTaagaaggaagaagaagaacaagaagaagaacaagaagaagctGAGGAAGAACAGGTTGTGACTTATTCTAAAGAATttccaattgatgaaaCTCCAAGTTCTAGATTTTCTAGAggattttattattgtacTTCATGGTATTATGTTGGTGATGACAAAAATCCAATTATAACTACTGATTGGACTCTTGAAATCGTTGCAAAAACTTAA
- a CDS encoding uncharacterized protein (Ortholog of Candida albicans WO-1 : CAWG_05215), whose protein sequence is MQPHQQSQPPLSQQQQQQQHHHRQTHRHRHSQPSMMQQSTSHEGFSQPPAPPHLQQHHQSLNGNGNIGSTDNGVHNSTYSSYSVYPPPPPILSSMSNTNGHTNSTAATTTTTTTTTTDSIVQGATGMTTSAAHEPNKADVLLPPIRH, encoded by the coding sequence ATGCAACCACATCAACAATCTCAACCACCTCtttcacaacaacaacaacaacaacaacatcatcatcgtcaaaCACACAGACATAGACATAGTCAGCCATCAATGATGCAACAGAGTACATCTCACGAAGGGTTTTCTCAACCGCCTGCACCACCACatttacaacaacatcatcaatcaTTAAATGGAAATGGGAATATCGGTAGTACAGATAATGGAGTACATAATTCAACCTATAGTAGTTACTCGGTGTAtcctccaccaccaccaattttATCTTCAATGAGCAATACTAATGGTCATACAAATCTGACAGcagccaccaccaccaccacaacaacaacaacaacagattCCATAGTTCAAGGTGCAACAGGGATGACCACCTCTGCAGCACATGAACCTAATAAAGCTGATGTGTTATTACCCCCAATAAGACATTAA